The DNA region TATTGTTTTCTTCAATGGCCTTTTGGATCACCTCCCGCTCATGTTCTCGTTTCTCTGCTAGATGTTTTAGGAGCTCGGCTTCTTGGTACTGGaaaaacacaaagagaaggagagaccctTCAAAATGAGTGTGCTGGGATCTATTTCACCAGCATACCTGCATCTGGGAAGGTCCCCAGCCCACTCGTAGGAAGCAAGGGCACTTACTGAATTCTTTCAACACCTTCAACATCTTCCACATTCTTTGATTGTTTTTCAGGCTTTTTCTACATATCCTCAGGACTCTTTTTCTCATCACAATCACTCATTCATGCATTCATGCATTAATTCACAAGTACTAAATGATGTTTTACTACATGCCAAGATACTAGTCTACCTGGGAAAGATAAAAACGTCTAGCAGAAAtaagatatatttgaaagagtactTCAGAAACTGCATGAAGCATTGTAATgtaattcatgcattttttttggtgcaaaaatattttgaaatctatgcatatgagGGTTCTGTAAAAGTAGAAGATGTGCAACCTAAGAAACCgcatgaatttcaatttctttACACAAAATTAGTGTatcttttaattgtgtttttttccacaaagtttttgaagtaatCCCTTATTTACATTAATAAAAGCCAAACTAGTGCTGGCATGTGCCTGAAGGGGTCAGGAAGAAttcaagagaagagagaagattaTTTTCTGCTTGGAAAACAAAGAAGGTCCTCTAGTCTAGCAAGTTTGTGGCAGGAAAAGAATAAATCAAGTGTaaaagagctttaaaaaaaaaaaaaagacaaacttacACCAAGATGACATCAAAGTTGGACCATAAGAAttagaagaaagaacagaaaggcaTACCAAGAGCAAGAAACGTATCCCATCATtatctccctccatccctcagtGATGAGACCTTGTCCTTAATCATCTAACCTTTCCCTAAATCCTTAGTAATCATCAACATTTTACTCTTGCTATGGCACACATAAGACCACATGGTGCTGTGCCCATGCCCCCAACGATACTTGATGCTCCTGGGGCTCTTACTTCATTATTTCACTCAATGATTCCTCATTCTTCACCCTGCATATATGAGAAGGTGTCTAAAAATGTGTAACTTGACAACGATCTGAATCCAACTCACAGCATCAGTCTCGCTCCCACTCGCTATCCgataaaggaagacagaaagggcAGCACTAACCTTCCTTCGCTCCTCAGCTGCTTctagtttcttctggatctcttccAGGGATGGGTCTCGTCTCCGGGGTAGGGAAGCATTAAACTCGGGAACCCCATCAAAGGAGGGTGGCTTCAGGATGACCTCGAAGGACTGGCCTGAGGTGCACTTGTTCAGCTCGATGACTTCCATGTCGGAAATGACGCACCAGTTCAGGTCCACTGTGTCTGCTGCAGAAAACATGAATGGGCTGCTCAGCCCCTGAAGAGCAGATGGCCCCCTTGAAACATGCATATAGGGAGAGGGCTGGGGTTCCAAGGTAAACCTATGACTGGGCTTCTGAGATCTAAGATCAGCAAGCTGGGataggaaggcagaagggcagaaGGAGCCTTTGACCAAAGGAAGACTCCAAGAGTAGGGGATCCCTGGATCTATGAGTTCTGATGCTGGCCACAGTCCTGCTAGCTGTGTTTGCTTTTCCCTCCCACCACCAGCATCCTCCTGCTTGCTTTGTCTCCACTGGTGTCAGACAGAGGTACAttttcccacctcccaccccccatcCATTCCTCATCCCGCTGCCCATCTGATGATGGTTTGGCCTCTGCACGCCTCTCCCCTGACTCCCTCCtaccctcttctcttctttctctccagtCAGCACTGTCTTTCCGCTGGCTTTGACCTTTCCTCCTACACTGTCTCCCACACCAGCCTAAACAGAAAAAACAGTCTCAGGTCAGCAGAGCACTGCCACCCCTTATCATTAGACCCAGCCCATCCCTTCCTTCCAACCAGACCATCAATGGGTGACGTCGCTGGCCCCTGAACCCCCGACATGAGTGCATGCCTATGTAGGGCTCCTTGCCCATGTCTGGGGATGGTCCGTGCTGTAGCCCCCATGCAGTGCAGCTGTCTCAGAACTTTCTCgtgtgtctgcaggtgggagccCTCTCTGCACCTTTGGCTTTCCCAGATAGCCTGCAGCTGCACTGGGGAGCCCTGGAGCTCGTGGAAGCTGGTGGTGCACACCCAGTCTCATCATCCCATCTAGTCCAGGGGTCCCTGCAGGAGATTCCCTGTCTGTTGGCCCTCCACAGCCTCCACAGCATCCCTTTGCTCAGTGAGTGAACGCAGGTGGCACTGAGGCCCCAACCTTCTTGCTTAGACCCTTAGCAGTGATGGTGACAGGAAGTGGGAGTGAGGTATGCTGTACCCACGAGCACAGGTGCCCACACCCATTCCTTTCCAAACCGAGCCCTCACTGACCTTCATACTTGTAGGATGATTTGCTCATGGGgtcagccaggaagcaggagcagaacaAGGACACCAGCGGCAGCTCCTTCATCTTCTCTTTGTAGGCTGCAGGGATATCCCGGCCAGGTAAGGACGGGGAACTTCAGCAGCATGGCCTTCTGGGCTCCACACAGGCACCCAACCCCCACCTCCACACCCATACCAGAGTTGGGTTCCAGGCCCTTTGGCCCATAGTCATACTGATTAGGATTTCTATATGTAACTCCAACCCATTTCCATCCCCCATTTCCATTTTGAAACATGAACCTTCCTGAAAGCCCAACCAATGTCCTGTTTCTCCCAGCacatctccctccctttcctcgaTGATTATGCAACTCATCCTCAGCAAAGAAGCCCAGTCGGCACCCTCCCCACCTTGGACCCCCGGCCCCTGCCTTTTTCTTTGCACTCCTGCTCTAGACAGTTGCACTGGCTGCTCTATGAAACAGGAAATCCACAAGGTTTAACTTAAGTGTGGCAGGATCTGGACAGGAGGGGGCGCTCTCACCACAGTCCCTCTGGCAGGGCCCCTGGGCAGTGGCAAGTCAGGCAGTGAGCCTTCCTGAGGTTCCCTCACGCACAGTGGTCAGCGTGGAGAGAGAGTGCTCCCTGAAGGCCAGAACACAGCCTCATCACAGAGTCTCTCTGGGATTGGGAGGTCGCAGGCAAGAGCTATGAGGATC from Ochotona princeps isolate mOchPri1 chromosome 11, mOchPri1.hap1, whole genome shotgun sequence includes:
- the STMN4 gene encoding stathmin-4 isoform X3 yields the protein MTLAAYKEKMKELPLVSLFCSCFLADPMSKSSYKYEGWCGRQCRRKGQSQRKDSADWRERREEADTVDLNWCVISDMEVIELNKCTSGQSFEVILKPPSFDGVPEFNASLPRRRDPSLEEIQKKLEAAEERRKYQEAELLKHLAEKREHEREVIQKAIEENNNFIKMAKEKLAQKMESNKENREAHLAAMLERLQEKDKHAEEVRKNKELKEEASR
- the STMN4 gene encoding stathmin-4 isoform X1; protein product: MTLAAYKEKMKELPLVSLFCSCFLADPMSKSSYKYEADTVDLNWCVISDMEVIELNKCTSGQSFEVILKPPSFDGVPEFNASLPRRRDPSLEEIQKKLEAAEERRKYQEAELLKHLAEKREHEREVIQKAIEENNNFIKMAKEKLAQKMESNKENREAHLAAMLERLQEKDKHAEEVRKNKELKEEASR
- the STMN4 gene encoding stathmin-4 isoform X2; translated protein: MTLAAYKEKMKELPLVSLFCSCFLADPMSKSSYKYEADTVDLNWCVISDMEVIELNKCTSGQSFEVILKPPSFDGVPEFNASLPRRRDPSLEEIQKKLEAAEERRKYQEAELLKHLAEKREHEREVIQKAIEENNNFIKMAKEKLAQKMESNKENREAHLAAMLERLQEKEPPAAR